From the Lolium rigidum isolate FL_2022 chromosome 2, APGP_CSIRO_Lrig_0.1, whole genome shotgun sequence genome, one window contains:
- the LOC124691019 gene encoding eukaryotic translation initiation factor 5B-like: protein MADGEGGGEAGGSSECLPMDNLVEAMLSTSHALAEALAADRARREAADRIQRESWEAALKEKDAEIDRVRAEAAEAKKKLQLVSLGKEGQCEQEELRDADTEDSRTCAETLPNSKEAESCTNPSQNTVDHTASDFSKLKQAYDTLSFNKDREVSALLLEKDSLRSQLNIMQQDYAELLKNKEVVAAQATESALKLQQSVDELKVLAQKKDDEIGRLQAEAVEAKRKHDKDLCALVSEKDSVHHQLTTMQQDYTKLLKNKKVLTNKKDHEIVVLRAEAVGAKNKVQKMDFLVKEIDDEIQRLKDRHPESVQKHNKDISETHKKSRSSDRAVTVRDKLENSGIRQTVEEDYISETRTVENDRQDERTHKRRRTSSISNIGGDEDGDKQSVSAEDGNEQSRNDEDGDEQSRSGDDDEQIGSDEDGDKQSGSDEVGDEQSGSDVDGGEQSGSGEDGDGDDNDNQSGSDEETTHNRVQKPLRNTKRKRGAYNNEDKGDVMTWLRCWKAPAPLRSRKLEFSNGRHTFRVTGDWGQYVKAVNDSLVDQPDKHKWFISFLRNFESWSAREVAITMKALLAGQPKLICQLNQFLPNNRQIEQLPGCRGQARGKVPGWGHPRRRYLPGRSRDQSRPRETAAEGGGALVIFGHQ, encoded by the exons ATGgccgacggcgagggcggcggagaGGCCGGCGGGAGTTCCGAGTGCCTCCCCATGGACAACCTGGTGGAGGCGATGCTGAGCACTAGCCATGCGCTAGCGGAGGCGctcgccgccgaccgcgcgcgcCGGGAGGCGGCCGACAGGATCCAGCGCGAGTCCTGGGAGGCGGCCCTGAAGGAGAAGGACGCCGAGATAGACAGGGTGCGAGCAGAAGCCGCGGAAGCCAAGAAGAAGCTGCAG CTTGTGTCCTTGGGGAAGGAAGGCCAATGCGAGCAGGAAG AACTCAGAGATGCTgacacggaggattccagaacgtGTGCAGAAACCCTCCCCAATTCTAAG GAAGCTGAAAGTTGCACAAATCCCAGTCAAAACACCGTGGATCACACTGCAAGCGACTTCAGCAAATTAAAGCAAGCTTATGACACCCTGAGCTTTAATAAGGACAGAGAAGTTTCTGCATTGCTCTTAGAAAAGGATTCTCTGCGTAGCCAGTTGAATATAATGCAGCAGGACTACGCTGAGCTCCTGAAGAACAAGGAAGTGGTGGCAGCACAAGCTACTGAATCAGCACTAAAGCTTCAGCAGAGTGTTGATGAGCTTAAGGTGTTGGCCCAAAAGAAGGATGATGAGATTGGCAGATTGCAAGCAGAAGCTGTAGAAGCCAAAAGGAAGCACGACAAGGATCTTTGTGCATTAGTCTCAGAAAAGGATTCTGTACATCACCAGTTGACTACAATGCAGCAGGACTACACTAAGCTCCTGAAGAACAAGAAAGTTTTGACCAACAAGAAGGATCATGAGATTGTCGTATTGCGAGCAGAAGCTGTTGGTGCCAAAAATAAAGTACAGAAAATGGACTTCCTCGTCAAGGAGATAGATGATGAAATCCAAAGACTCAAAGATCGGCATCCTGAGTCTGTTCAGAAGCACAACAAAGATATCAGTGAGACTCATAAAAAATCTAGGTCTAGTGACCGAGCTGTAACTGTAAGGGACAAACTGGAAAACAGTGGTATTAGACAAACAGTAGAAGAAGATTATATTTCTGAAACAAGAACAGTGGAAAACGATCGGCAAGATGAAAGAACTCATAAGCGCAGGCGTACCTCTTCCATATCAAAT ATTGGAGGTGACGAGGATGGTGACAAGCAGAGTGTAAGTGCTGAGGATGGTAATGAGCAGAGTAGAaatgatgaggatggtgatgaGCAGAGTAgaagtggtgatgatgatgagcaGATTGGAAGTGACGAGGATGGTGACAAGCAGAGTGGAAGTGATGAGGTTGGTGATGAGCAGAGTGGAAGTGATGTGGATGGTGGTGAGCAGAGTGGAAGTGGTGAGGATGGCGATGGTGATGATAATGACAACCAGAGTGGAAGTGACGAGGAAACAACTCATAATCGAGTTCAAAAGCCTCTCAGGAACACCAAGAGAAAGAGAGGCGCTTACAATAATGAAGACAAGGG AGATGTTATGACATGGCTGCGGTGCTGGAAGGCTCCAGCACCGTTGCGCTCAAGGAAGCTGGAGTTCAGCAACGGCCGGCATACTTTCAGAGTTACCGGAGACTGGGGACAGTACGTCAAGGCCGTGAATGACAGCTTGGTAGACCAACCTGACAAGCACAAGTGGTTTATCTCTTTCCTGCGCAATTTTGAGAGCTGGAG TGCTCGTGAAGTGGCCATAACCATGAAGGCATTATTAGCTGGACAACCCAAACTCATCTGCCAGCTTAATCAGTTCTTGCCTAACAATCGTCAGATCGAG CAGTTGCCTGGGTGCCGTGGCCAGGCCCGTGGCAAGGTCCCTGGTTGGGGTCATCCTAGACGTCGATATCTTCCGGGACGATCACGTGATCAGTCTCGACCAAGAGAAACAGCGGCCGAGGGAGGAGGCGCTTTGGTCATCTTTGGTCATCAATGA
- the LOC124688912 gene encoding protein N-lysine methyltransferase METTL21A-like, which yields MMGHRLHISQDPNSKHLGTTVWDSSMVFAKFMEKNSRKGRFCPSKLKGKRAIELGAGCGLAGLGMALLGCDVVTTDQVEVLPLLMRNVERNKSWIAQSNPDSGSFGMVTVAELDWGNKEHIRAVEPPFDYIIGTDVVYSEHLLQPLLETIIALSGPKTKVLLGHEIRSTTVHEQMMEMWKSNFDVKTISKSKMDAKYQHPSINLYMMDLKAPHVLDAGPNDNGITEEEDDDASNPGGEYEDPGVKTESCAASEEAEHGNMDDWEIRRSGAMAARLLKDVKLT from the exons ATGATGGGACACCGCCTGCATATTTCTCAG GACCCTAACTCTAAGCACCTTGGGACTACGGTATGGGACTCATCAATggtgtttgccaaattcatg GAAAAGAATAGCAGGAAAGGCAGGTTTTGTCCATCTAAACTGAAAGGAAAACGGGCGATTGAGTTAGGAGCTGGTTGTGGCCTTGCCGGGCTCG GAATGGCGTTGTTGGGCTGTGACGTTGTTACGACCGACCAAGTTGAGGTGCTCCCGCTGCTCATGAGGAATGTTGAACGCAACAAATCGTGGATCGCACAGTCGAATCCTGACTCAG GTTCCTTCGGCATGGTTACGGTTGCAGAACTGGATTGGGGAAACAAAGAACATATCAGAGCCGTTGAACCTCCATTTGATTACATCATTGGTACTGATGTT GTTTATTCAGAACATCTATTGCAACCTCTACTGGAGACAATTATTGCACTATCTGGTCCCAAGACAAAAGTATTG CTAGGACATGAGATCCGTTCTACCACCGTCCATGAAcagatgatggagatgtggaaAAGCAACTTTGATGTGAAAACTATATCTAAATCGAAG ATGGATGCTAAATATCAGCATCCTAGTATAAATCTTTACATGATGGACCTCAAAGCTCCACATGTCCTCGATGCTGGACCCAACGATAATGgtatcaccgaggaggaggatgacgatgcctCCAACCCAGGAGGAGAATATGAAGATCCAGGAGTGAAGACTGAATCTTGTGCAGCTTCTGAGGAAGCGGAACACGGAAACATGGACGACTGGGAAATCAGAAGGTCCGGGGCTATGGCTGCAAGACTTCTCAAGGATGTGAAGCTAACATGA
- the LOC124688913 gene encoding pentatricopeptide repeat-containing protein At3g22690-like, with product MPVRDTVSFNTLIDSYVKSFCIDDAFAAFGMMLDRGFRLDRWTVTALSGACAGLMDLRAAKAVHGVARRTLATKVFHSQEVVIGLVDMYLQCRGLALARKVFDLAGEKARDVRLWSMMVSGYARSGDVEMARNLFEEMPKKDLVAWTALIGGYVQAGRYKEALVLFEEMEEAGFQADQVTVATLISASVQCGTIDVAKRLHHRVKHNGLISRDSRLATCFVDMYAKHGCIQTAMDVFCGVSDEFKTVELFNAMINGLAHASFGEKAITLFDEMGSLGLHPDKITFMAVLCACSRSGLVSRGFEIFDSMVDKYGVEQDVKHYACMSEILARDGRLDDAYRFIQNMPFEANKVVWSALLRACRIHGNIKIGKLAEGKLLQFDPSRKPENLLLSDLFANGKRKERAARVRKAIKHKPEHRQTKCSYIEWNGKLHQFGTTTDTSHPQAKEISLILEEMSRKLRILGHNMSSKGETANHSEMVALAFGLVNLVQDPQTPIKIVSKRRMDVSCHSSFKYLSKIYNRDICVNDGIRLHKMKQGSCSCMDHW from the coding sequence atgccggtCAGGGACACCGTATCTTTCAACACTCTGATCGACTCATATGTCAAGTCCTTCTGTATCGACGATGCTTTCGCGGCATTTGGTATGATGCTGGACAGAGGATTCCGGTTGGATAGGTGGACTGTCACAGCCTTGTCGGGCGCATGTGCTGGACTGATGGATTTGAGGGCGGCCAAAGCGGTGCACGGAGTTGCCAGGAGAACGCTTGCCACGAAGGTGTTTCATTCACAAGAGGTGGTGATCGGGTTGGTGGACATGTACTTGCAGTGCAGGGGGCTGGCACTTGCCAGGAAGGTGTTCGATTTGGCAGGGGAGAAGGCCAGGGATGTGAGGTTATGGAGCATGATGGTGTCAGGGTATGCAAGGTCCGGGGATGTTGAAATGGCTAGAAACTTATTTGAAGAGATGCCTAAGAAGGATTTGGTCGCGTGGACGGCTCTCATTGGTGGATATGTGCAGGCAGGCAGGTACAAGGAGGCATTGGTGTTAtttgaggagatggaggaggcagGGTTTCAGGCGGATCAAGTCACAGTAGCTACACTGATTTCAGCTTCTGTTCAGTGTGGTACGATCGATGTGGCAAAGAGGCTTCATCACCGTGTGAAGCATAATGGGCTGATTAGCAGAGATTCAAGGCTTGCTACATGCTTTGTGGACATGTATGCAAAGCATGGGTGCATACAGACAGCTATGGATGTGTTTTGTGGTGTCAGTGACGAGTTTAAGACCGTGGAGTTGTTCAATGCTATGATAAATGGACTTGCTCATGCCAGCTTTGGTGAGAAAGCCATTACTCTTTTCGATGAAATGGGGTCACTTGGGCTCCATCCTGATAAGATCACGTTTATGGCAGTCCTGTGTGCGTGCAGCCGCAGTGGCTTGGTGTCACGAGGATTTGAAATATTTGATTCAATGGTAGATAAGTATGGAGTCGAACAAGACGTTAAGCATTATGCTTGCATGTCTGAAATTCTTGCAAGAGATGGACGACTTGATGATGCTTACCGTTTCATCCAGAACATGCCTTTCGAAGCAAATAAGGTTGTGTGGTCAGCTCTTCTCAGAGCATGTAGGATCCATGGAAATATTAAGATTGGAAAACTTGCAGAAGGGAAACTTCTTCAGTTTGATCCTAGCCGCAAGCCAGAAAACCTCCTCTTGTCTGACTTATTTGCAAAtggaaagagaaaagagagggctGCAAGGGTGAGAAAGGCTATAAAGCACAAACCTGAGCACAGGCAAACAAAATGTAGCTATATAGAGTGGAATGGTAAGCTTCACCAATTTGGGACTACCACAGATACTTCCCACCCTCAGGCCAAGGAAATTAGTTTGATCCTTGAAGAAATGTCGAGGAAGTTGCGCATTTTAGGACACAATATGAGTAGTAAGGGCGAGACTGCTAACCATAGTGAGATGGTTGCTCTAGCATTTGGGTTGGTAAATTTAGTCCAAGACCCTCAAACCCCAATAAAAATTGTCAGTAAGCGTCGGATGGATGTTTCTTGTCATTCTTCATTCAAGTATCTGTCCAAGATTTACAACAGAGATATTTGTGTGAATGATGGGATCAGGCTTCATAAAATGAAACAAGGGTCATGCTCTTGCATGGACCACTGGTGA